One Candidatus Margulisiibacteriota bacterium DNA segment encodes these proteins:
- the ispG gene encoding flavodoxin-dependent (E)-4-hydroxy-3-methylbut-2-enyl-diphosphate synthase: MFTRDKTKVVKVGNVQVGGQKKVVIQSMTNTFTHDVTATLLQINNLYQAGAELVRIAIPDKKSLDCVSSIVAQSPVPIIADIHFDHKLAIGAIEAGVAKIRINPGNMGSEDKLFEVIKKAKEYSVPIRIGVNHGSIGKNVDKISLSLKVIEEYIAFFESKRFAELVISLKSSDIVSTVKMNELFSLKYNYPLHIGITESGYGKAGLIKSSAGIGAMLINGLGDTARISLTGDPVQEIDALKILLRSLGLLQEGVEIISCPTCGRTEIDLERLVKEVDEKVKHIKEPLKIAVMGCIVNGPGEAEDADYGICGTKDAGMIFSKGKQVKTVSFESLVDELLKAIKSDKLYRGIEE, encoded by the coding sequence ATGTTTACAAGGGATAAAACAAAAGTAGTTAAGGTTGGAAATGTTCAGGTTGGGGGTCAGAAGAAAGTAGTTATTCAATCCATGACCAATACTTTTACACATGATGTAACTGCAACCTTATTACAAATAAACAATTTATATCAAGCAGGTGCAGAACTTGTCAGAATAGCGATCCCTGATAAAAAGTCGCTAGATTGTGTCTCCTCTATTGTTGCTCAAAGTCCTGTTCCAATTATTGCTGACATTCATTTTGATCACAAATTGGCAATTGGAGCAATAGAAGCTGGTGTAGCAAAAATTAGAATTAATCCGGGGAATATGGGCAGTGAAGATAAATTATTTGAGGTAATTAAGAAAGCTAAAGAATATAGTGTACCGATTAGGATTGGAGTTAATCATGGCTCTATTGGTAAGAACGTTGATAAAATCAGCTTATCTTTAAAAGTTATTGAAGAATATATTGCTTTTTTTGAAAGTAAACGTTTTGCTGAATTAGTTATTTCTTTAAAGTCTTCAGACATAGTTTCTACAGTTAAAATGAATGAATTATTTTCTTTAAAATATAATTATCCCCTACATATTGGGATTACTGAATCAGGCTATGGTAAGGCTGGGCTTATTAAGTCTTCGGCTGGAATAGGGGCGATGTTAATTAATGGATTAGGTGATACTGCACGTATTTCTTTGACAGGCGATCCTGTGCAAGAAATTGATGCCTTAAAGATTTTATTGCGTTCCTTAGGGTTGTTGCAGGAAGGTGTGGAAATTATTTCTTGTCCAACCTGTGGAAGAACAGAAATAGACTTAGAGAGATTAGTAAAAGAAGTTGACGAAAAAGTTAAGCACATAAAAGAGCCATTAAAGATAGCCGTTATGGGCTGTATAGTGAATGGTCCTGGTGAAGCAGAAGATGCTGATTACGGTATCTGTGGAACTAAAGATGCAGGGATGATTTTTTCCAAAGGTAAGCAAGTTAAGACTGTTTCTTTTGAATCTTTAGTTGATGAGTTGCTCAAGGCA